Proteins from a genomic interval of Rhodococcoides fascians A25f:
- a CDS encoding helix-turn-helix domain-containing protein — protein sequence MTLERRTIGEVPLIGRDDESARILHAARTYGGMAVKAAPGVGRTRLLTEAVRSLVRLGWHPHRVVTVMPTGTGFVPVESDRALAAALAEAHSGRRTVVVIDDAQWLADSTIELLARRIGSKDLFILLSVSAGRRRTPVLDGLWKDGLVDRIDLEPLTPEQSRSLMESMLRRDDEIVDSAALFAVTALSAGNLVVLRDLVTTAVERQALTVSSRVWRLASPLPVSAGLADVVRDHLAEVVALADYAAATEIADALDIVALAGSLVFGAAAAVIDPRLIEELESAGVLTVRTEHNVDRVTFATPITAQVRTEDMATLRRRRLSLTVADALDASTDGLGPRERVIAALLRIHSGVALDAQTAVEAARLSWRFVPPETTLELAAAAAAAGGGFDAQLILATAESQLGLTASAQQRLDELLLGSDNDIRRATAVRACTDNMVLRLADPTRALALNSSTELAIVDPDIRTQLRAQRGLMMHAIGDTAGSLALLEPLMDDLEGATLISASFAVAAGATVVGRLSAAFSALARVQPEPDNPAATVLDLTRCFTIACAGNFEEASALARYRYDEAVEQFSPLQQAWFGWARGGVLLSQGHAAEAIRWCSEAYTLAGTLGQRSMEPMVACDLVRALALAGRAEEASDLIAAADLDNPASPALFGARGTRLAALGWAAAARGDVGRARELLIASAEAHAAIDHHLPALFSYVDAARCGAAAAVLAPVHSLARLIEGDLVRTEVRMVEVLAASPGSDSSDSSVSEQAVAEQAVSVAASAEKHGLDLHAAEMYFHARNLLLRSNPRAAATAGRQGHVLTERCGHPSTPLLRGTRDAALTTRERQIATLAASGLSNRDIADAVVLSIRTVETHLNRIFGKLGISTRAELTSLRGSLLD from the coding sequence ATGACGCTGGAAAGGCGCACGATCGGCGAGGTTCCGCTGATCGGTCGAGACGACGAGTCGGCGCGAATTCTGCATGCCGCCCGCACGTACGGCGGAATGGCGGTCAAAGCCGCGCCCGGAGTCGGCCGTACCCGACTGCTGACCGAGGCGGTGCGGTCGCTGGTGCGTCTCGGCTGGCATCCGCACCGAGTGGTGACGGTGATGCCGACCGGCACCGGATTCGTCCCCGTCGAATCCGACCGGGCGCTGGCCGCCGCTCTGGCCGAGGCGCACAGCGGCCGACGCACGGTCGTGGTCATCGACGACGCCCAGTGGCTGGCCGATTCGACCATCGAGCTCCTGGCCCGCCGCATCGGCTCTAAGGACCTGTTCATTCTGCTCAGTGTCAGTGCCGGCCGACGTCGCACCCCGGTGCTCGACGGCCTGTGGAAGGACGGCCTGGTCGACCGCATCGATCTGGAGCCGCTCACCCCCGAGCAGAGCCGATCCCTGATGGAGTCCATGCTCCGTCGAGATGACGAGATCGTGGACAGTGCGGCGCTTTTCGCCGTCACCGCATTGTCCGCGGGAAATCTGGTCGTGCTGCGTGATCTGGTGACGACCGCGGTCGAGCGGCAGGCGTTGACCGTCTCGTCGCGCGTATGGCGACTCGCCTCTCCCCTGCCCGTCTCCGCCGGTCTGGCCGATGTGGTGCGCGATCATCTGGCCGAGGTGGTCGCACTCGCCGACTATGCGGCAGCCACCGAGATCGCCGATGCGCTCGACATCGTCGCCCTGGCCGGTTCCCTGGTGTTCGGAGCCGCTGCCGCGGTGATCGATCCGCGTCTGATCGAGGAACTCGAATCGGCCGGCGTTCTCACCGTCCGCACCGAGCACAACGTCGACCGGGTGACGTTCGCGACGCCGATCACCGCGCAGGTACGTACCGAAGACATGGCAACGCTGCGCAGACGACGGCTGAGCCTGACGGTGGCCGACGCTCTCGACGCTTCCACCGACGGCCTCGGCCCCCGCGAGCGCGTCATCGCCGCACTACTGCGCATCCACTCCGGCGTCGCGCTCGATGCGCAGACGGCCGTGGAGGCGGCCCGATTGTCGTGGCGTTTCGTTCCTCCCGAGACGACGCTCGAGCTGGCCGCGGCTGCTGCCGCGGCCGGCGGCGGGTTCGACGCTCAGCTCATTCTTGCGACGGCAGAGAGCCAGCTCGGTCTGACCGCATCTGCCCAGCAGCGACTCGACGAGCTACTACTCGGGTCCGACAACGACATCCGCCGCGCGACGGCGGTGCGCGCGTGTACCGACAACATGGTGCTGCGGCTGGCGGATCCGACGCGGGCGCTGGCCCTGAACTCGAGTACCGAGCTCGCCATTGTCGACCCCGATATCCGAACGCAACTACGAGCGCAGCGTGGGCTGATGATGCATGCCATCGGCGATACTGCCGGTTCACTGGCCCTGCTCGAGCCGCTGATGGACGACCTGGAAGGTGCGACGCTGATCTCGGCCAGTTTCGCCGTTGCCGCCGGGGCCACCGTCGTCGGTCGGTTGTCGGCCGCGTTCTCGGCACTCGCCCGCGTGCAGCCCGAACCCGACAACCCGGCGGCAACGGTCTTGGATCTGACGCGATGCTTCACGATCGCCTGTGCCGGCAACTTCGAGGAGGCGTCAGCACTCGCTCGATACCGGTACGACGAAGCGGTGGAACAGTTCTCGCCGTTGCAGCAGGCGTGGTTCGGGTGGGCCCGCGGAGGTGTGTTGCTCTCGCAGGGCCACGCGGCCGAGGCGATCCGCTGGTGCTCGGAGGCCTACACGCTCGCGGGCACCCTCGGCCAGCGGTCGATGGAGCCGATGGTGGCGTGCGATCTGGTCCGCGCTCTCGCACTAGCCGGACGCGCAGAGGAGGCATCGGATCTCATCGCGGCCGCTGACCTCGACAACCCGGCCTCCCCTGCATTGTTCGGAGCTCGCGGGACCCGGCTCGCGGCACTGGGCTGGGCTGCGGCGGCACGCGGAGACGTCGGCCGGGCGCGCGAGCTGCTCATCGCCTCGGCCGAGGCGCACGCCGCCATCGACCATCATCTTCCCGCTCTGTTCTCCTACGTCGACGCCGCTCGCTGTGGTGCGGCGGCCGCGGTGCTGGCCCCCGTCCACTCCCTGGCGAGGCTGATCGAGGGCGACCTGGTCCGCACCGAGGTACGCATGGTCGAGGTTCTCGCCGCATCGCCCGGGTCGGACAGTTCGGACAGTTCGGTATCGGAACAGGCGGTGGCCGAACAGGCGGTGTCCGTGGCTGCGAGCGCCGAGAAGCACGGCCTGGACCTGCACGCCGCAGAGATGTACTTCCACGCACGAAATCTTCTGTTGCGCAGCAACCCTCGCGCAGCCGCAACCGCAGGAAGGCAGGGCCACGTGCTCACCGAGCGGTGTGGACATCCGAGCACCCCGCTCCTGCGCGGAACACGAGACGCGGCTCTGACCACCCGCGAACGTCAGATCGCGACCCTCGCTGCCTCCGGCCTGTCGAACCGCGATATCGCCGACGCCGTCGTGCTGTCGATCCGCACCGTCGAGACCCACCTCAATCGCATCTTCGGCAAGCTGGGCATCAGTACCCGCGCCGAGCTCACATCGCTACGAGGCTCACTGCTCGATTGA
- the coaA gene encoding type I pantothenate kinase has translation MEPCVSESSPYVEFDRVQWRTLRQSTPLVLTEEELIGLRGLGEQIDLDEVAEVYLPLARLIHLQVAARQRLFAATATFLGEKHPDRQVPFVIGVAGSVAVGKSTTARVLQALLARWDHHPRVDLVTTDGFLYPTAELMRRGILHRKGFPESYDRRKLLRFVTEVKSGTEEVGAPVYSHVSYDIVKGQYHMVRQPDILIVEGLNVLQTGPRLMVSDLFDFSIYVDARIEDIESWYVKRFLALRKTSFTDPSSHFHHYAGLSDDHAQIAAEDLWHSINLPNLVENILPTRPRATMVLRKDNDHAINRLRLRKL, from the coding sequence TTGGAGCCGTGCGTGAGCGAGTCCAGCCCGTACGTCGAGTTCGACCGTGTGCAGTGGCGCACGCTGCGCCAATCCACGCCCTTGGTGCTCACCGAGGAAGAACTGATCGGGCTGCGCGGTCTCGGTGAACAGATCGACCTCGACGAGGTGGCCGAGGTCTACTTGCCCCTGGCGCGTTTGATCCACCTCCAGGTCGCGGCCCGGCAGCGGCTCTTCGCCGCGACTGCAACGTTCCTCGGCGAGAAGCATCCCGATCGCCAGGTCCCCTTCGTCATCGGTGTCGCGGGCAGCGTCGCCGTCGGCAAGTCGACGACAGCCCGTGTGCTGCAGGCACTCCTGGCCCGATGGGACCATCATCCGCGGGTCGACCTCGTCACCACCGACGGATTCCTGTATCCGACGGCCGAGCTCATGCGTCGAGGAATCCTGCACCGCAAGGGTTTTCCCGAGAGCTACGACCGGCGCAAGCTGCTCAGGTTCGTCACCGAGGTCAAGTCCGGGACCGAAGAGGTGGGCGCGCCTGTCTATTCACACGTCTCGTACGACATCGTCAAGGGCCAGTACCACATGGTCCGGCAGCCCGACATCCTGATCGTGGAGGGACTCAACGTATTACAGACCGGGCCTCGGTTGATGGTCTCGGATCTGTTCGACTTCTCCATCTACGTCGACGCCCGAATCGAGGACATCGAGAGCTGGTACGTCAAGCGTTTTCTCGCGTTACGCAAGACATCGTTCACCGATCCGTCCTCGCATTTCCACCATTACGCCGGCCTGTCCGACGACCACGCGCAGATCGCCGCCGAGGATCTCTGGCATTCGATCAACCTGCCGAATCTGGTCGAGAACATCCTGCCGACGCGACCGCGAGCGACCATGGTGTTGCGCAAGGACAACGACCACGCGATCAACCGGCTGCGCCTGCGGAAGTTGTAG
- the glyA gene encoding serine hydroxymethyltransferase, whose protein sequence is MTDVNNLSLAELDPEVAEAMAGELGRQRDTLEMIASENFVPRAVLQAQGSVLTNKYAEGYPGRRYYGGCEHVDIVEDLARNRAKELFGAEFANVQPHAGAQANAAVLMALINPGDKIMGLDLAHGGHLTHGMKLNFSGKLYEVESYGVSKEDHRIDMDEVRKQAISAKPQVLIAGWSAYPRHQDFAAFRSIADEVGALLWVDMAHFAGLVAAGVHPSPVPYADVVSSTVHKTLGGPRSGIILAKKEWAKKLNSAVFPGQQGGPLMHAIAAKAVAFKIAATPEFKERQERTLLGASLLAERLTGSDVADKGVSVLTGGTDVHLVLVDLRNSELDGQQAEDLLHEVGITVNRNAVPFDPRPPMVTSGLRIGTGALATRGFGEAEFTEVADIIGTALATGQATDALKERVVKLAQSKPLYEGLEDWGLLG, encoded by the coding sequence ATGACTGACGTCAACAACCTGTCACTGGCCGAACTCGATCCCGAGGTCGCCGAGGCGATGGCCGGTGAACTGGGACGTCAGCGCGACACCCTCGAGATGATCGCGTCGGAGAACTTCGTCCCCCGTGCCGTGCTGCAGGCCCAGGGCAGCGTCCTGACCAACAAGTACGCCGAGGGCTACCCGGGCCGCCGATACTACGGCGGGTGCGAGCACGTCGACATCGTCGAGGATCTCGCCCGCAATCGCGCCAAGGAACTCTTCGGTGCCGAGTTCGCCAACGTGCAGCCGCACGCCGGCGCGCAGGCCAACGCCGCGGTGCTGATGGCGCTGATCAACCCGGGCGACAAGATCATGGGCCTGGACCTGGCTCACGGCGGCCACCTCACCCACGGTATGAAGCTGAACTTCTCGGGCAAGCTCTACGAGGTCGAGTCCTACGGCGTCAGCAAAGAAGATCACCGCATCGACATGGACGAGGTGCGCAAGCAGGCCATCTCCGCCAAGCCGCAGGTGCTCATCGCCGGCTGGTCGGCATACCCGCGTCACCAGGATTTCGCAGCCTTCCGGTCCATCGCCGACGAGGTGGGCGCATTGCTCTGGGTCGACATGGCGCACTTCGCCGGACTCGTCGCAGCTGGGGTACACCCCTCGCCCGTGCCGTACGCCGACGTCGTCTCCTCGACGGTGCACAAGACCCTCGGCGGACCGCGCTCCGGCATCATCCTGGCCAAGAAGGAATGGGCCAAGAAGCTCAACTCCGCAGTGTTCCCCGGACAGCAGGGCGGACCGCTGATGCACGCCATCGCTGCCAAGGCCGTCGCCTTCAAGATCGCGGCGACGCCGGAGTTCAAGGAGCGTCAGGAGCGCACCCTGCTCGGTGCCTCCCTGCTCGCCGAGCGTCTCACCGGTTCCGACGTCGCCGACAAGGGTGTCTCGGTCCTCACCGGCGGCACCGACGTCCACCTGGTGCTCGTCGACCTGCGGAACTCCGAGCTCGACGGCCAGCAGGCCGAGGACCTCCTGCACGAGGTCGGCATCACCGTCAACCGCAACGCAGTGCCCTTCGACCCGCGTCCGCCGATGGTCACCTCCGGCCTTCGCATCGGCACCGGCGCACTGGCGACCCGCGGATTCGGCGAGGCCGAATTCACCGAGGTCGCAGACATCATCGGTACCGCCCTGGCCACCGGTCAGGCCACCGATGCTCTGAAGGAACGCGTCGTGAAACTCGCGCAGAGCAAGCCCCTGTACGAGGGCCTCGAAGACTGGGGATTGCTGGGCTGA
- a CDS encoding PhoH family protein encodes MTTSRSVSAPLRTFVLDTSVLLSDPWAVIRFAEHNVVLPLIVISELEGKRHHHELGWFARESLRMLDDLRVEFGRLDQPVPIGTSGGTLQVELNHTDPSVLPVGFRTDSNDSRILACALNLAAEGKDVVLVSKDIPLRVKAGAVGLPADEYHAHDVVPSGWTGMTELDVPSDAVDTLFNDGVIDLAEARDLPCHTGVRLLAGRQSALGRVTPDKQIQLVRGEREAFGLHGRSAEQRVALDLLLDESIGIVSLGGKAGTGKSALALTAGLEAVLERRSHRKVVVFRPLYAVGGQELGYLPGSESEKMGPWGQAVFDTLEGLASPEVMEEVIARGMLEVLPLTHIRGRSLHDSFVIVDEAQSLERNVLLTVLSRLGSGSRVVLTHDVAQRDNLRVGRHDGVAAVIEKLKGHPLFAHITLTRSERSPIAALVTEMLEEFGPSGA; translated from the coding sequence GTGACCACTTCACGCTCCGTTTCCGCCCCTCTTCGGACATTCGTGCTCGATACCTCGGTCCTGCTCTCGGATCCATGGGCAGTCATCCGGTTCGCCGAGCACAATGTGGTACTTCCGTTGATCGTGATCAGCGAGTTGGAGGGCAAACGCCACCATCACGAACTGGGATGGTTCGCGCGGGAATCCTTGCGCATGCTCGACGACCTTCGCGTCGAATTCGGCCGACTCGACCAGCCGGTTCCCATCGGAACATCCGGTGGCACACTGCAAGTCGAGCTCAATCACACCGATCCTTCGGTGCTTCCCGTCGGATTTCGTACCGACTCCAACGACTCCCGAATCCTCGCCTGCGCCCTGAATCTGGCGGCTGAGGGCAAGGACGTCGTGCTCGTCAGCAAGGACATTCCGTTGCGCGTCAAGGCCGGTGCCGTCGGTCTTCCCGCCGACGAGTACCACGCTCACGACGTCGTGCCGTCCGGTTGGACCGGCATGACCGAGCTCGACGTGCCGTCCGACGCGGTCGACACACTGTTCAACGACGGTGTCATCGACCTCGCAGAGGCGCGAGACCTACCGTGCCACACCGGGGTTCGACTGCTTGCCGGACGGCAGAGTGCGCTCGGGCGCGTCACGCCCGACAAGCAGATTCAGCTCGTGCGCGGTGAGCGTGAGGCATTCGGCCTGCACGGCCGCTCGGCGGAACAGCGAGTGGCGCTGGATCTTCTGCTCGACGAGAGCATCGGTATCGTCTCGCTCGGTGGAAAGGCCGGCACCGGCAAGTCTGCTCTGGCGCTGACGGCCGGACTCGAGGCCGTCCTCGAACGTCGCTCTCATCGGAAAGTTGTTGTGTTCCGGCCTCTTTACGCCGTCGGTGGCCAGGAGCTCGGCTACCTCCCCGGCAGTGAGAGCGAGAAGATGGGGCCGTGGGGCCAGGCGGTCTTCGACACCCTCGAAGGCCTCGCGAGCCCGGAGGTCATGGAGGAGGTCATCGCCCGCGGAATGCTGGAAGTGTTGCCACTGACGCACATTCGCGGTCGGTCGCTGCACGATTCCTTCGTCATCGTCGACGAGGCGCAGTCCCTCGAGCGCAACGTGCTACTGACGGTACTGTCGCGACTGGGTTCGGGCTCACGCGTCGTACTGACCCACGACGTCGCGCAACGAGACAACCTGCGCGTCGGGCGACACGACGGCGTTGCTGCCGTCATCGAAAAGCTCAAGGGACACCCGCTTTTCGCGCACATCACCCTCACCCGCAGTGAGCGTTCACCGATCGCCGCACTGGTGACGGAAATGCTGGAGGAGTTCGGTCCCTCAGGAGCTTGA
- a CDS encoding limonene-1,2-epoxide hydrolase family protein — protein MFDALRVRDTDRALALLDDRIVWHNVGLPKVRGTSNVGRFLALLAKPTFGFDVTMHNIAADGNVVLTERTDALIWRRLRIEFWVCGTFELRDGKVAVWRDYFDTVDFLKGVARGAFRALTGR, from the coding sequence ATGTTCGACGCGTTGAGGGTTCGCGACACCGATCGCGCACTGGCACTTCTCGACGACCGCATCGTGTGGCACAACGTCGGGCTTCCGAAGGTGCGCGGCACCTCGAACGTCGGCAGGTTTTTGGCGTTGCTGGCCAAGCCGACGTTCGGCTTCGACGTCACCATGCACAACATCGCGGCCGATGGAAACGTCGTCCTCACCGAACGCACCGACGCCCTGATCTGGCGTCGGCTTCGAATCGAGTTCTGGGTGTGCGGAACTTTCGAGTTGCGCGACGGCAAGGTGGCCGTGTGGCGAGACTACTTCGACACCGTCGATTTTCTGAAAGGTGTTGCACGAGGCGCATTTCGCGCATTGACCGGCCGGTGA
- a CDS encoding serine hydrolase, giving the protein MIVLVGCSNDAPTAESPPTSEPVPTEDLSPGQVSGVDVPAGRIDEAVGKLDGIADELMASSNIPGMAIAVVHGSDVVYSKGFGVREMGKDDPVDADSVFQLASLSKSVGATVVASQVGAGVIDWSTPVVSQLPWFALDDPWVTQNVTVGDFYAHRSGLPEHEGDLLEDLGYDRRQILERLREVPLDPFRSTYHYTNFGITAAAEAVAAASGKDWDTLSRDTIYGPLGMTSTSSSFADYIARADRAVPHVLVDGEYQARYQREPDPQTPAGGVSSSVNDLAKWLKMLIADGTYDGAKIVDPDALLPAVSAQIVSSPSASPDSRAGYYGYGFNVSTSAAGRTTVSHSGAFALGAGTNFLWIPSLDVAIVVLTNAAPLGIAETVTAEFADLVQFGEVREDWRTLYKNAFAGMSEPEGELAGKTAPTNAAVPQPLSSYTGVYQNTYWGPATVTEVNGKLVLSLGPNSTSYELSPWDGDTFTFEPTGENAPDGTISQATFNANTVTLEFFDGDGLGRFTK; this is encoded by the coding sequence ATGATCGTGCTGGTCGGGTGCTCGAACGACGCACCCACCGCAGAAAGTCCACCGACCTCCGAGCCGGTGCCGACCGAGGATCTGTCCCCCGGCCAGGTCTCCGGCGTGGACGTTCCGGCCGGCCGCATCGACGAGGCCGTCGGCAAGCTCGATGGCATCGCCGATGAGCTGATGGCGTCGTCGAACATTCCGGGTATGGCCATTGCCGTCGTGCACGGTTCGGACGTCGTCTACTCCAAGGGCTTCGGCGTTCGCGAGATGGGCAAGGACGACCCGGTCGACGCCGACTCGGTGTTCCAGCTGGCCTCGCTGTCCAAGTCGGTGGGTGCGACGGTGGTCGCGTCGCAGGTGGGCGCGGGCGTGATCGACTGGTCGACGCCGGTTGTCTCGCAACTGCCGTGGTTTGCGCTCGACGACCCGTGGGTGACTCAGAACGTCACGGTCGGTGACTTCTACGCGCATCGAAGCGGTCTGCCCGAGCACGAGGGCGATCTGCTCGAGGACCTCGGCTACGACCGCAGGCAAATCCTGGAGCGGTTGCGCGAGGTGCCGCTCGACCCGTTCCGGTCCACTTACCACTACACCAATTTCGGGATCACCGCCGCAGCCGAAGCCGTCGCTGCGGCGTCGGGCAAGGACTGGGACACCCTCAGCCGGGACACCATCTACGGCCCGCTCGGCATGACCTCGACCAGCTCGTCGTTCGCGGACTACATCGCCAGGGCCGACCGAGCCGTGCCTCATGTCCTCGTCGACGGCGAGTATCAGGCCAGGTACCAACGCGAACCCGATCCGCAGACGCCGGCCGGTGGCGTCAGCTCCTCCGTGAACGACCTCGCGAAGTGGCTGAAGATGCTCATCGCCGACGGCACCTACGACGGGGCGAAGATCGTCGATCCCGACGCTCTACTTCCTGCCGTCAGCGCTCAGATCGTCTCGAGCCCATCCGCATCACCGGATTCGCGCGCGGGCTATTACGGGTACGGATTCAACGTCTCCACCAGTGCGGCCGGACGCACGACGGTGAGCCATTCGGGAGCCTTCGCGCTGGGGGCGGGCACCAACTTCCTGTGGATACCGTCGCTCGATGTCGCCATCGTTGTCCTGACCAACGCCGCGCCTCTCGGCATCGCCGAAACCGTGACCGCCGAGTTCGCGGACCTCGTCCAGTTCGGTGAGGTGCGTGAAGACTGGCGAACACTGTACAAGAATGCCTTCGCCGGAATGAGTGAGCCGGAAGGCGAGCTCGCAGGTAAGACCGCACCCACGAATGCCGCTGTACCACAGCCTCTCTCGTCGTACACCGGCGTTTACCAGAACACGTACTGGGGGCCGGCGACGGTGACGGAGGTCAACGGTAAGTTGGTGTTGTCCCTCGGACCGAACTCGACTTCGTACGAGTTGTCGCCCTGGGACGGTGACACGTTCACGTTCGAGCCGACCGGTGAGAATGCGCCCGACGGAACCATTTCCCAGGCGACGTTCAACGCGAACACGGTCACACTGGAGTTCTTCGACGGCGATGGATTGGGGCGATTCACCAAGTGA
- a CDS encoding acyl-ACP desaturase, with amino-acid sequence MSTNLSDGDLLVRLEPAVEENLRRHIEVASEWHPHDLAPFDEGKNFAFLGGEDWTPEQSHLSDVEILAATVAVLVADNLPAYHRELAHALTGLGAWWKWTGRWTSEENRQSIVLRNFLVLTRAVDPVALERVRMEHMTLGYDAPSHHLLDILAHFAIEEAAAALRHRNTVALSKDPVLATILGKIADDDALQSTFYANILNEAFAVVPDQAARAIADRVNGFAIPVVDLPERGNSTVALAEAGIYDADQEREKVFKPLLAGWKIFDRTDLGEDGLKAREELAHLA; translated from the coding sequence ATGTCTACGAACCTGTCCGACGGTGATCTGCTGGTCCGTTTGGAGCCCGCGGTCGAAGAGAATCTACGACGCCACATCGAGGTAGCGAGCGAGTGGCACCCCCACGACCTGGCACCGTTCGACGAGGGCAAGAACTTCGCCTTCCTCGGCGGCGAGGACTGGACGCCCGAGCAGTCGCACCTCAGCGACGTCGAAATCCTGGCCGCAACGGTCGCAGTCCTGGTGGCCGACAACCTGCCCGCCTACCACCGCGAACTGGCCCATGCACTCACCGGCCTCGGTGCCTGGTGGAAGTGGACCGGCCGATGGACGTCGGAGGAGAACCGCCAGTCGATCGTGCTGCGCAACTTCCTGGTACTCACCCGCGCCGTCGATCCGGTCGCGCTCGAGCGCGTCCGGATGGAGCACATGACGCTCGGCTACGACGCGCCGAGCCATCATCTGCTCGATATCCTGGCCCACTTCGCGATCGAGGAAGCTGCCGCCGCGCTGCGTCACCGCAACACGGTTGCCCTCAGCAAGGATCCGGTCCTGGCTACCATCCTCGGCAAGATCGCCGACGACGATGCACTGCAGTCGACGTTCTACGCCAACATCCTGAATGAGGCCTTCGCCGTGGTGCCGGATCAGGCCGCGCGCGCAATCGCAGATCGCGTGAACGGGTTCGCCATCCCCGTCGTCGACCTGCCCGAGCGCGGGAACAGCACAGTCGCACTCGCCGAAGCCGGCATCTACGACGCCGATCAGGAACGCGAGAAGGTCTTCAAGCCCCTGCTCGCCGGCTGGAAGATCTTCGATCGCACCGATCTGGGCGAGGACGGCCTGAAGGCACGCGAGGAACTCGCGCACCTGGCCTGA
- a CDS encoding class II fumarate hydratase produces the protein MTQTDEQQFRIEHDTMGEVRVPIDALWRAQTQRAVENFPISGRPLERTQIRAMGLLKAACAQVNKDLGLLDGALADAIIAAATEIADGKHDDQFPIDVFQTGSGTSSNMNANEVIASIAKANGVEVHPNDHVNMSQSSNDTFPTATHVAATEAAVTSLVPALKHLHEALAAKAVEWKTVVKSGRTHLMDAVPVTLGQEFGGYARQIEAGIERVEATLPRLGELPIGGTAVGTGLNAPDGFGPKVVAELVKSTGIDALTAAKDSFEAQAARDGLVEASGALRTIAVSLTKIANDIRWMGSGPLTGLGELALPDLQPGSSIMPGKVNPVLPEAVTQVAAQVIGNDAAVAFGGASGAFELNVYIPMMARNVLESFKLLANVSVLFADKCVVGLVANVDHLKTLAESSPSIVTPLNSAIGYEEAAAVAKQALKEKKTIRQTVIDRGLIGDKLSEEELDKRLDVLAMAKVKD, from the coding sequence ATGACGCAGACAGACGAACAGCAGTTCCGGATCGAACACGACACCATGGGAGAGGTTCGCGTTCCCATCGACGCACTCTGGCGTGCCCAGACTCAGCGTGCGGTGGAGAACTTCCCCATCTCGGGACGTCCGCTCGAGCGCACCCAAATTCGCGCGATGGGTCTCCTCAAGGCAGCCTGCGCACAGGTCAACAAGGACCTGGGCCTGCTCGACGGTGCTTTGGCCGACGCGATCATCGCAGCGGCCACCGAGATTGCCGACGGCAAGCACGACGACCAGTTCCCGATCGACGTCTTCCAGACCGGCTCGGGCACCAGCTCCAACATGAACGCCAACGAGGTCATCGCGTCGATCGCCAAGGCGAACGGCGTCGAGGTGCACCCCAACGATCACGTGAACATGTCGCAGTCCTCCAACGACACGTTCCCGACGGCCACCCACGTCGCCGCGACCGAGGCAGCAGTCACCTCACTGGTGCCCGCGCTGAAGCACCTGCACGAGGCACTCGCCGCCAAGGCAGTCGAGTGGAAGACCGTCGTGAAGTCCGGCCGCACCCACCTCATGGATGCCGTACCGGTCACCCTCGGCCAGGAATTCGGCGGCTACGCCCGCCAGATCGAGGCAGGCATCGAGCGCGTCGAGGCCACCCTGCCCCGACTGGGTGAGCTCCCCATCGGCGGCACCGCCGTCGGCACCGGCCTCAACGCACCCGACGGCTTCGGCCCGAAAGTTGTTGCAGAACTGGTCAAGTCGACCGGCATCGATGCGCTCACCGCAGCCAAGGATTCGTTCGAGGCACAGGCTGCACGCGACGGACTCGTCGAGGCATCGGGCGCACTGCGCACCATCGCGGTGTCACTGACCAAGATTGCCAACGACATTCGCTGGATGGGATCGGGACCGCTCACCGGACTCGGCGAGCTGGCCCTCCCCGACCTGCAGCCCGGTAGCTCCATCATGCCTGGCAAGGTCAATCCCGTTCTGCCCGAGGCTGTTACGCAGGTCGCCGCACAGGTCATCGGAAACGACGCCGCAGTTGCCTTCGGCGGCGCATCGGGTGCATTCGAGCTCAACGTGTACATCCCGATGATGGCGCGCAACGTCCTCGAATCGTTCAAGCTGCTTGCCAACGTCTCGGTGCTCTTCGCCGACAAGTGCGTCGTCGGCTTGGTTGCGAACGTCGATCACCTCAAGACTCTCGCCGAGTCCTCGCCGTCCATCGTGACGCCACTGAACTCGGCAATCGGCTACGAGGAAGCTGCAGCGGTCGCCAAGCAGGCACTCAAGGAGAAGAAGACGATCCGTCAGACGGTCATCGACCGCGGACTGATCGGCGACAAGCTCAGCGAGGAAGAACTCGACAAGCGCCTCGACGTCCTCGCCATGGCGAAGGTCAAGGACTAG